The Stigmatella aurantiaca DW4/3-1 genome contains the following window.
AGGACTTCCGGGCGGTGCGCAAGCACGTGGCCATGGTGTTCCAGGGCGCGGCGCTCTTCGACTCGCTCACGGTGGGCGAGAACGTGGCCTACCCCCTGCGCGAGCACTTCCCAGACATGCCCCGGGACGAAATCGCCCGCCGCGTGGCGGAGAAGCTGTCGTGGGTGGATCTGCCGGGGACCGAGGGGATGATGCCCGCGGACATGTCCGGTGGCATGCGCAAGCGCGTGGGGCTGGCGCGCGCCATCGCCACGGATCCCGAGATCATCCTGTGGGACGAGCCCACCACGGGCCTGGATCCGGTGACGACGCAGAACATCAACACGATGATTAACTCGATGAAGCAGCGCCTGGGGTGCACCTCCATCGTCGTGACCCACGACATGTTGAGCGCCTTCGAGGTGGCGGACCGCATGGCGATGCTGGCGGACCGGCGCATCGTG
Protein-coding sequences here:
- a CDS encoding ABC transporter ATP-binding protein gives rise to the protein MPSSDSSSRLNFRPPTPGEELIRFEHLKKAFGSKRVYDDLDLSVYAGETLVVMGGSGTGKSVLLKCLIGLLYPDAGRIHVQGQDLTDFDEEDFRAVRKHVAMVFQGAALFDSLTVGENVAYPLREHFPDMPRDEIARRVAEKLSWVDLPGTEGMMPADMSGGMRKRVGLARAIATDPEIILWDEPTTGLDPVTTQNINTMINSMKQRLGCTSIVVTHDMLSAFEVADRMAMLADRRIVQVGSPEEIRHSTVPQVRAFMEARRTELGIGKVAS